From Erwinia pyri, a single genomic window includes:
- the rimI gene encoding ribosomal protein S18-alanine N-acetyltransferase produces the protein MNQISLLTPQDLEPAFAIEQRSHAFPWSEKTFISNQGERYLNYQLTVDAQMAGFAITQVVLDEATLFNLAVDPAFQRRGIGRELLEHVITELESRGIQTLWLEVRASNRPAIALYEQLDFNEVSVRRNYYPTADGKEDAIIMALTL, from the coding sequence ATGAATCAGATTTCTTTACTGACCCCGCAAGATCTTGAGCCCGCGTTTGCCATTGAGCAGCGCAGCCACGCTTTTCCCTGGAGTGAAAAAACTTTTATCAGCAACCAGGGTGAGCGTTATCTGAACTATCAGCTTACTGTAGATGCACAGATGGCTGGTTTTGCCATTACTCAGGTGGTGCTGGACGAAGCCACGCTGTTTAATCTGGCCGTGGATCCCGCCTTTCAGCGTCGTGGGATTGGGCGTGAACTTCTTGAGCATGTGATTACGGAGCTTGAAAGCCGCGGCATCCAGACCCTGTGGCTGGAAGTCAGGGCGTCAAACCGTCCCGCCATTGCGCTCTATGAACAGCTGGATTTCAACGAAGTGTCGGTGCGCCGTAATTACTACCCAACGGCGGACGGCAAAGAAGATGCCATTATCATGGCACTGACCTTATAA
- the yjjG gene encoding pyrimidine 5'-nucleotidase, with translation MLKEWDWILFDADDTLFHFDAFAGLQRLFQQYDVVFSPDDYDDYQAINKPLWVDYQNGAISALQLQHQRFQNWADKLKVTPLDLNDGFLAAMAELCVPLAGAVNLLNSLKGKVKMGIITNGFTALQQARLKRTGFLDYFDLLVISEQVGHAKPHPAIFDYALDQMGNPPRDRVMMVGDNPDSDILGGINAGLATCWLNADNRPRPEGLQPTWQVKTLQELEVILHA, from the coding sequence ATGCTTAAAGAGTGGGATTGGATCTTGTTTGACGCTGACGATACGCTGTTTCACTTCGACGCGTTTGCGGGTTTGCAGCGTCTGTTTCAGCAGTATGACGTGGTCTTCAGTCCTGACGATTACGACGATTATCAGGCGATCAATAAACCATTGTGGGTGGATTATCAGAATGGCGCCATCAGCGCGCTGCAGTTGCAGCATCAGCGTTTTCAGAACTGGGCAGATAAGCTGAAGGTCACGCCGCTCGATCTGAACGACGGTTTTCTTGCCGCCATGGCTGAGCTGTGCGTGCCGCTTGCCGGCGCGGTAAATCTGCTTAATTCCCTGAAAGGGAAGGTAAAAATGGGTATTATCACCAATGGTTTTACCGCCCTTCAGCAGGCAAGACTCAAGCGTACAGGTTTCCTGGACTATTTCGATCTGCTGGTGATCTCCGAACAGGTTGGCCATGCCAAGCCGCATCCGGCTATCTTCGACTACGCCCTGGATCAGATGGGTAACCCGCCGCGCGACCGCGTGATGATGGTGGGCGATAATCCTGACTCAGACATTCTTGGCGGCATTAACGCCGGGCTGGCAACCTGCTGGCTGAATGCCGATAACCGTCCGCGGCCGGAAGGTCTCCAGCCTACCTGGCAGGTCAAAACGCTCCAGGAGCTGGAAGTGATCCTGCATGCCTGA
- a CDS encoding DNA polymerase III subunit psi: MMSSRRDWLLEQMGITQYTLRRPRALQGEVAVSLPEQTRLLIVAEVPPLLTDPLIRDVLHAMLMHEDEVAVLTPDQLAMLPETRCASWYLGITPPAALNGSQIASPVLAELYHNAGAKRALWQQISQHESDFFTDPARS; this comes from the coding sequence ATGATGTCTTCCAGACGTGACTGGTTATTAGAGCAAATGGGCATCACGCAGTATACGCTGCGGCGTCCGCGCGCCCTACAGGGGGAAGTAGCGGTTTCTTTACCCGAGCAGACGCGCCTGCTGATTGTGGCGGAAGTCCCGCCGCTGTTGACCGATCCTTTGATTCGCGATGTGCTGCATGCCATGCTGATGCACGAAGATGAAGTCGCCGTCCTGACCCCTGACCAACTGGCGATGTTGCCAGAGACCCGTTGTGCAAGCTGGTACCTGGGCATTACGCCCCCGGCTGCACTGAACGGATCGCAGATCGCTTCGCCTGTTCTTGCGGAGCTTTATCATAATGCCGGTGCCAAGCGCGCCCTGTGGCAGCAGATTTCTCAACATGAATCAGATTTCTTTACTGACCCCGCAAGATCTTGA
- the yghU gene encoding glutathione-dependent disulfide-bond oxidoreductase, giving the protein MSNTDYQPAKVWSENKEAGGTWGSINRPTAGARHEATLPVGKHPLQLYSMGTPNGQKVTILLEELLALNVNDAEYDAHLIRIGEGDQFSSGFVDVNPNSKIPALLDRSTTPPTRVFESGAILLYLAEKYGHFLPKDPAGRTETLNWLFWLQGSAPYLGGGFGHFYNYAPVKIEYAIDRFTMEAKRQLDVLDRQLAEHRYIAGEDYTIADIAIWPWYGALVKGMVYNAAEFLDAGSYKNLLRWADEVAQRPAVQRGRIVNRTFGEPSEQLHERHDASDFDLRTEDKLAK; this is encoded by the coding sequence ATGAGCAACACGGATTATCAGCCAGCAAAAGTGTGGTCAGAAAACAAAGAAGCGGGCGGAACCTGGGGAAGCATCAACCGACCCACCGCCGGTGCGCGTCATGAAGCAACCCTGCCTGTAGGCAAACACCCGCTGCAGCTCTATTCCATGGGAACGCCAAACGGCCAGAAGGTGACCATCCTGCTGGAAGAGCTGCTGGCGCTGAACGTCAACGATGCTGAATATGACGCGCATCTGATCCGCATCGGCGAGGGCGATCAGTTCTCCTCAGGCTTTGTGGACGTGAACCCTAACTCCAAAATCCCTGCGCTGCTGGACCGCTCAACCACGCCGCCAACCCGCGTGTTTGAGTCCGGCGCCATCCTGCTTTATCTGGCAGAAAAATATGGCCATTTCCTGCCGAAAGATCCGGCTGGCCGCACTGAAACGCTGAACTGGCTGTTCTGGCTGCAGGGTTCTGCCCCTTACCTTGGCGGCGGCTTTGGTCACTTCTATAACTATGCGCCGGTAAAAATCGAGTATGCGATTGACCGCTTCACCATGGAAGCCAAGCGTCAGCTCGACGTGCTGGACCGCCAGCTGGCAGAACATCGTTATATCGCCGGTGAAGATTACACCATTGCCGATATCGCTATCTGGCCATGGTACGGCGCGCTGGTGAAGGGAATGGTCTATAACGCCGCAGAATTCCTGGATGCGGGTTCCTACAAAAATCTGCTGCGCTGGGCGGATGAAGTGGCGCAACGCCCTGCCGTTCAGCGTGGCCGCATCGTTAATCGCACCTTCGGCGAGCCTTCCGAACAGCTGCACGAGCGCCACGATGCGTCAGATTTTGATCTGCGCACTGAGGATAAGCTGGCTAAGTAA